The following proteins are co-located in the Paenibacillus sp. FSL H8-0079 genome:
- the hisH gene encoding imidazole glycerol phosphate synthase subunit HisH: MAIAIVDYGMGNLHSVGKAVERLGYEALVTGDREEILGADGVILPGVGAFGDAMVHLKESGLDTVVKEAAAGSKPLLGICLGMQLLFSSSEEHGDNEGLDILPGKVVRFAPGELKVPHMGWNRLEFLQAENPLFTGLEAGHVYFVHSYHALTENRDDLLAVTDYGHPVTAIVGRGSNFGMQFHPEKSGELGMKLLGNFLALTGSVVQR; this comes from the coding sequence ATGGCGATTGCAATTGTCGATTACGGTATGGGGAACCTGCACAGCGTCGGCAAAGCGGTCGAACGTCTTGGCTACGAAGCGCTGGTCACGGGTGACCGGGAAGAGATTCTTGGCGCAGATGGTGTCATTCTGCCAGGCGTAGGTGCTTTTGGTGATGCGATGGTTCATCTGAAGGAGAGTGGACTGGATACGGTGGTGAAGGAAGCCGCTGCCGGGTCCAAACCACTGCTCGGTATCTGTCTGGGCATGCAATTGTTGTTCAGCTCAAGTGAAGAGCATGGAGATAATGAGGGACTGGATATTTTGCCAGGTAAAGTGGTGCGATTCGCACCAGGAGAACTGAAGGTTCCTCACATGGGTTGGAACCGTTTGGAATTCCTGCAAGCCGAAAACCCGCTATTTACGGGTCTTGAGGCAGGTCATGTCTATTTTGTCCATTCTTATCATGCACTTACTGAAAACAGGGACGATCTGCTGGCAGTGACGGATTACGGACATCCAGTTACAGCCATTGTAGGCAGAGGATCGAACTTCGGTATGCAATTCCACCCGGAAAAAAGCGGCGAGCTTGGTATGAAGCTACTCGGCAACTTT
- the ppaX gene encoding pyrophosphatase PpaX, with the protein MIDTVLFDLDGTIIDTNELIISSFQHVMGGWEHSAPWTREQIIPHMGGTLEQQMRTFSGQEEVSEYVKGYRAYNDIHHEAMVRPFPHVIEVVKALHQAGIVMGVVTTKIRPSTLKVLERFDLLKYMKTIVTVTDVTNPKPHAEPVLKAMTELGADPAKTLMVGDSPVDIQSAQNAGALSAGVAWSLKGETILNGYGPDHMLHDMRDLLKLIRVETGRS; encoded by the coding sequence ATGATTGACACGGTATTGTTCGATCTGGATGGAACGATTATTGATACCAATGAGCTGATTATCAGCTCATTCCAGCACGTCATGGGGGGATGGGAACATTCAGCTCCATGGACACGGGAACAGATTATTCCGCATATGGGTGGCACACTGGAGCAGCAAATGCGCACCTTCTCTGGCCAGGAGGAAGTCTCCGAGTACGTGAAAGGTTACCGTGCCTATAATGATATACATCATGAAGCGATGGTTAGACCTTTTCCACATGTTATTGAGGTAGTAAAAGCTCTACATCAGGCTGGTATTGTGATGGGTGTGGTCACAACCAAAATTCGTCCATCTACATTAAAGGTGCTGGAGCGATTTGATCTACTGAAGTACATGAAGACGATTGTAACAGTGACCGACGTGACGAATCCGAAGCCGCACGCTGAACCGGTACTGAAAGCGATGACGGAACTGGGGGCAGATCCTGCCAAAACGTTAATGGTGGGTGACAGTCCGGTGGATATCCAATCGGCACAGAATGCGGGCGCTCTCTCAGCGGGAGTTGCATGGTCTCTTAAAGGAGAAACGATCCTGAATGGATATGGCCCGGATCACATGTTGCATGATATGAGAGACTTGTTGAAACTCATCCGGGTTGAAACGGGACGTTCATGA
- the hprK gene encoding HPr(Ser) kinase/phosphatase — protein sequence MAKKVKVSELVQQFQLEVVSGSHGLKRVITVDDLNRPGLEMAGYFEYHPQERVQLLGRTELAFFAMLPEQERRDRMQRLCTEETPCIVVTRGLEVPQELIDISEEQNLAVLRSNMATTILSSRITGFLEKKLAPTATIHGVLCDVYGVGMLITGSSGIGKSETALELVKRGHRLIADDAVEIRQTSDFQLHGTAPELIRHLLEIRGVGIINVMTLFGAGAVRNNKRITLVVRLEAWQQDKQYDRLGLDEETTRIIDTDVPLVTIPVRPGRNLAVIIEVAGMNYRLKQMGLNAALQFTNKLTATISEDMEDMD from the coding sequence ATGGCGAAAAAAGTGAAAGTATCCGAATTGGTGCAGCAGTTTCAGTTAGAGGTTGTTTCTGGATCTCATGGACTGAAAAGAGTCATTACGGTAGATGATCTGAACCGTCCTGGTCTGGAAATGGCCGGTTATTTTGAATACCATCCACAAGAACGGGTACAGCTGCTTGGAAGAACGGAGTTAGCCTTTTTTGCAATGTTACCCGAGCAAGAGCGGCGCGATCGCATGCAACGTCTATGCACGGAAGAGACGCCTTGTATCGTTGTAACGCGTGGACTGGAAGTTCCACAAGAGCTGATTGATATCAGTGAAGAACAGAATCTGGCGGTACTTCGCAGCAACATGGCGACAACGATTCTATCCAGCCGGATTACCGGTTTCCTGGAGAAGAAACTGGCACCAACAGCAACCATCCATGGTGTACTTTGTGACGTCTATGGCGTAGGTATGCTGATCACGGGTAGTAGCGGTATTGGTAAGAGTGAAACAGCCCTTGAACTGGTTAAACGTGGACACCGACTGATTGCCGATGATGCGGTAGAGATCCGTCAAACGTCAGATTTTCAGCTGCACGGTACAGCACCTGAATTGATCCGCCATTTACTCGAAATTCGTGGTGTCGGCATTATCAACGTCATGACATTGTTCGGAGCCGGTGCGGTTCGGAATAACAAGCGGATTACCTTGGTTGTACGTCTGGAAGCTTGGCAGCAAGATAAACAATATGATCGTCTGGGTCTGGATGAAGAGACTACACGTATCATTGATACCGATGTGCCTCTGGTTACGATCCCTGTTCGTCCGGGACGGAACTTGGCCGTTATTATTGAAGTGGCCGGCATGAACTATCGTCTGAAACAAATGGGTCTGAATGCTGCACTGCAATTCACGAACAAGCTGACAGCAACCATTTCGGAAGATATGGAAGACATGGATTAA
- the hisD gene encoding histidinol dehydrogenase: MKIVPAREFDLKREVEYGTPEQNETVRRIVSDIRREGDAALLRYTEQLDRTKLTAADLRVPQEELQAAYAAVEPSFVTAIRQAAANIRAFHEKQKRNSWMDWQPDGSLLGQVIRPLKRVGVYVPGGKAAYPSSVLMNVIPAQVAGVPEIVLVTPPSTNGGEGINPYILVAAAEAGVSEMYRVGGAQAIAALAYGTESIAPVDKICGPGNIYVALAKREVYGAVDIDSIAGPSEIVVLADDTANPVYVAADLLSQAEHDEMASAILVTNSTTLAEAVQGEVQRQLEVLPRRDIAAASVEQYGAIIVVDSIDEGIDVVNRLAPEHLEIMVQEPMAYAGRIENAGAIFLGPYSSEPVGDYFAGPNHIIPTNGTARFSSPVDVDDFIKKSSLIYYSKEALLQNGAAIIELARHEGLEGHARAIAVRLEQEGKAELDNG, translated from the coding sequence ATGAAAATTGTACCTGCACGGGAGTTTGATCTGAAGCGGGAAGTAGAGTATGGTACGCCGGAGCAAAATGAAACGGTACGGCGCATTGTCAGCGACATTCGCCGTGAAGGGGATGCGGCACTGCTGCGTTACACAGAGCAGCTGGACCGCACGAAGCTGACGGCCGCGGATTTGCGCGTGCCGCAGGAAGAGCTGCAGGCGGCTTATGCAGCCGTGGAGCCATCCTTTGTGACGGCGATTCGGCAAGCCGCCGCCAACATTCGTGCGTTTCACGAGAAACAGAAACGCAACTCGTGGATGGATTGGCAGCCGGACGGCAGCCTGCTGGGCCAGGTCATCCGACCGCTGAAGCGGGTCGGCGTCTATGTACCTGGTGGCAAAGCAGCGTATCCATCGTCTGTGCTGATGAATGTGATTCCGGCACAGGTGGCAGGCGTGCCGGAGATTGTTCTTGTGACGCCGCCGTCAACGAACGGTGGCGAAGGTATTAACCCGTACATTCTCGTTGCTGCTGCGGAAGCAGGCGTGAGCGAGATGTACCGGGTTGGCGGCGCTCAAGCTATCGCCGCCCTGGCTTACGGCACGGAGAGTATTGCCCCGGTCGACAAGATCTGTGGACCGGGCAATATTTACGTGGCGCTCGCGAAGCGCGAGGTGTACGGTGCGGTCGATATCGACAGTATCGCCGGGCCGAGTGAGATTGTGGTGCTCGCCGATGATACGGCGAATCCAGTGTACGTCGCCGCCGACCTGTTGTCGCAGGCGGAACATGACGAGATGGCATCGGCCATTCTCGTCACGAATTCGACCACGCTGGCGGAAGCCGTGCAGGGCGAAGTGCAGCGGCAGCTTGAAGTGCTGCCGCGTCGTGATATCGCTGCTGCTTCCGTGGAGCAGTATGGCGCGATTATTGTGGTCGATTCCATCGATGAAGGGATCGACGTGGTGAACCGGCTCGCACCGGAGCATCTGGAGATCATGGTGCAGGAGCCGATGGCTTACGCTGGCCGGATCGAGAATGCTGGCGCGATCTTCCTCGGCCCATACAGCTCGGAGCCGGTAGGGGATTACTTTGCCGGACCGAATCATATTATTCCAACCAATGGAACCGCGCGGTTCAGTTCACCGGTGGATGTGGATGATTTTATCAAGAAGTCGAGTCTGATCTATTATAGTAAAGAAGCGCTGCTGCAGAACGGAGCGGCTATTATAGAGTTGGCCCGCCATGAGGGTCTTGAAGGGCATGCCCGTGCAATCGCTGTACGGTTAGAACAGGAAGGAAAGGCGGAATTGGACAATGGATAA
- the lgt gene encoding prolipoprotein diacylglyceryl transferase, translated as MDTLLLLNPIAFSIGALKVHWYGLILGAAALIGLLLVIREGKRYNIPQEVFMDMVLLGVPSAIIGARIYYVAFKWEDYKDNFWDVFKIWNGGIAIYGALIGAIICAVIFFRRKGYNFWRMADICAPGLLVGQLIGRWGNFVNQEAYGGPVEEAFLRDKLHLPDFIVNQMNVDGVFHHPAFLYESMWSLVGLVLLLVLRRQKFLRSGELFMSYFIWYSIGRFFIEALRTDSLGFQAPQWVASLVNGLWSPMTAMGFEQGYLDPAYGNVRISQLLAIGIIIVAVVFIVVRRVTGKADVRYSDPIVSSKVPSDDMEHTGTVAGKENKVTPPTKDESKQVDDKKE; from the coding sequence ATGGATACATTATTACTGTTGAACCCGATTGCGTTCTCTATTGGAGCGTTAAAGGTTCACTGGTACGGGCTTATTCTTGGTGCCGCGGCACTTATAGGATTACTGCTCGTGATCCGGGAGGGCAAACGCTACAATATCCCGCAGGAAGTGTTCATGGACATGGTTCTGTTGGGTGTGCCATCTGCCATCATCGGTGCCCGCATCTACTACGTCGCATTTAAGTGGGAAGATTATAAGGATAATTTCTGGGATGTCTTTAAAATATGGAATGGCGGTATCGCCATCTACGGTGCGCTTATAGGTGCAATCATCTGTGCAGTTATTTTCTTCCGTCGTAAAGGGTATAACTTCTGGCGTATGGCCGATATTTGTGCGCCTGGACTGCTCGTTGGACAGTTGATCGGACGCTGGGGAAACTTTGTAAATCAGGAAGCCTACGGCGGTCCTGTGGAAGAAGCATTTTTGAGAGACAAGCTTCATCTTCCGGACTTTATTGTGAATCAAATGAACGTGGATGGCGTATTCCACCATCCTGCATTTTTGTATGAATCGATGTGGAGTCTCGTTGGTCTGGTCTTGTTGCTGGTTCTGCGTCGTCAGAAGTTTCTCCGTTCAGGTGAACTGTTCATGTCTTATTTCATCTGGTACTCTATCGGCCGCTTCTTCATTGAAGCTCTACGTACGGACAGTCTGGGCTTCCAGGCTCCGCAGTGGGTTGCTTCATTAGTGAACGGGCTGTGGTCTCCAATGACTGCAATGGGCTTTGAACAAGGATATCTGGATCCTGCTTACGGTAACGTACGAATCTCGCAACTGCTCGCGATTGGCATCATTATTGTTGCTGTTGTATTCATTGTGGTGAGAAGAGTGACAGGCAAAGCGGACGTTCGTTACAGTGATCCAATTGTATCGTCCAAAGTTCCTTCAGATGATATGGAGCATACGGGAACGGTTGCTGGCAAAGAGAACAAGGTAACCCCTCCAACCAAAGATGAATCCAAGCAAGTTGATGATAAAAAGGAGTAA
- a CDS encoding DapH/DapD/GlmU-related protein, producing MRKVTRYPVEDQNALWHIYKTVSPWKGVRNFIWIQLSRYCPILSVKNWIYRRMLGMKVGKHTAFGLMVMVDVFFPEKISVGENSVIGYNTTILAHEYLIKEYRLGEVIIGENVLIGANTTILPGVTIGDGAVVAAGAVVHKDVAPGAFVGGNPLRDLSRSAASTEETVFYTDDSSQGSVH from the coding sequence ATGAGAAAAGTAACCCGCTATCCGGTAGAGGACCAGAATGCACTTTGGCATATCTACAAGACAGTGAGTCCGTGGAAGGGCGTGCGTAATTTTATCTGGATTCAGTTGTCACGCTACTGTCCGATTCTCTCGGTGAAGAACTGGATTTACCGCCGAATGCTCGGTATGAAGGTGGGAAAACATACGGCCTTCGGCTTGATGGTGATGGTGGATGTGTTTTTTCCGGAGAAAATATCGGTCGGTGAAAACTCGGTTATCGGTTACAACACAACGATTCTCGCTCATGAGTATCTCATTAAGGAGTACAGGCTCGGTGAGGTGATTATCGGGGAAAATGTACTGATTGGTGCCAATACAACGATTCTGCCCGGGGTAACGATCGGGGATGGAGCCGTTGTGGCTGCGGGAGCAGTCGTACATAAGGATGTTGCTCCAGGAGCTTTTGTTGGAGGCAATCCACTGCGTGATTTATCCCGTTCAGCAGCTTCCACGGAAGAGACTGTCTTTTACACGGATGATTCTTCTCAGGGGAGTGTGCATTAA
- the hisB gene encoding imidazoleglycerol-phosphate dehydratase HisB, whose product MDKQNNGVELENKGAVRQAEVDRKTNETNIQLAFTVDGTGQSTIETDVPFLNHMLDLFTKHGQFDLNVQARGDIDIDDHHTVEDIGICLGQTLREALGDKRGIKRYASVFVPMDEALAQVIIDVSNRPHFEYRAEYPSQQVGSFSTELVHEFLWKLALEARITLHVIVHYGQNTHHMIEAIFKALGRALDEATMIDPRVTGVPSTKGVL is encoded by the coding sequence ATGGATAAGCAAAATAATGGTGTGGAACTTGAAAACAAAGGTGCAGTGCGCCAAGCAGAGGTTGACCGCAAAACAAACGAGACCAATATCCAGTTGGCTTTTACTGTAGATGGAACTGGACAATCCACGATTGAAACGGATGTACCTTTCCTGAACCATATGCTGGATCTGTTCACGAAGCACGGACAATTCGACCTGAACGTGCAGGCTCGCGGAGATATTGATATCGACGATCATCACACGGTTGAAGACATCGGAATCTGTCTGGGACAGACGTTGCGAGAAGCGTTGGGTGACAAACGCGGTATTAAGCGTTATGCCAGTGTTTTTGTACCGATGGACGAGGCGTTAGCTCAGGTCATTATTGATGTGAGTAATCGACCTCACTTTGAATACCGTGCAGAATACCCTTCCCAACAGGTTGGCAGCTTCTCCACAGAGCTGGTACATGAATTCCTGTGGAAATTGGCATTGGAAGCTCGGATCACGTTGCATGTCATTGTGCACTATGGTCAGAACACGCACCACATGATTGAAGCGATCTTTAAGGCGTTAGGACGTGCACTGGATGAAGCAACGATGATTGATCCACGTGTAACGGGTGTACCTTCCACGAAGGGAGTGCTGTAG
- the hisG gene encoding ATP phosphoribosyltransferase: MSDILKVAMPKGRIYKKASKLFREAGLDIPEDVDDTRRLVIEVPEAGMEFIMAKPVDVPTYVEYGVADIGIVGKDVLLEENRDVYELLNLGIAQCRMSVIGLPDWKPGIQQRVATKYPRIASQYFREQGQQVEVIKLNGSIELAPLIGLADRIVDLVETGQTLRENGLVEMTGILDITSRLIANRVSYRMKNARIQALCDALQQVIPASNEISTGSLRG; encoded by the coding sequence ATGTCGGATATTCTGAAGGTGGCCATGCCGAAGGGCCGAATCTATAAAAAAGCCTCCAAACTGTTCCGTGAAGCGGGGCTGGATATTCCAGAAGACGTGGACGATACACGCAGATTGGTCATTGAAGTACCGGAAGCGGGAATGGAATTCATTATGGCGAAGCCAGTAGATGTTCCAACGTATGTGGAGTACGGTGTTGCTGATATCGGAATTGTCGGTAAAGACGTGCTGCTGGAGGAAAATCGGGACGTGTACGAACTGTTGAATCTGGGAATCGCTCAGTGCCGTATGTCTGTAATCGGACTTCCCGACTGGAAGCCCGGCATCCAGCAACGTGTCGCAACGAAGTATCCGAGGATTGCTTCGCAGTATTTCCGGGAGCAGGGACAACAGGTCGAGGTGATCAAGCTGAATGGTTCCATTGAGCTTGCACCTTTGATTGGTCTAGCAGACCGGATTGTCGATCTGGTGGAGACAGGTCAGACGCTACGCGAGAACGGATTGGTGGAGATGACAGGCATTCTGGACATCACCAGCCGTCTTATCGCCAATCGGGTAAGTTATCGGATGAAAAATGCACGAATCCAGGCTTTATGTGATGCGCTTCAGCAGGTCATTCCGGCATCGAATGAGATTTCGACGGGAAGCCTTCGGGGATAA
- a CDS encoding ATP phosphoribosyltransferase regulatory subunit: protein MSKPKGFEKPTGFRDYTPHVVSKLRTIERNVLECMERWGYRQIITPTIEYYDTVGVASSTSDRKLFKLLNSRGTTLVLRSDLTAPIARVVSSMLKDEQLPLRLSYHANVFRSIEEEAGREAEFFQTGVELVGDDSPEADAEVVALAIASLQAAGVSSFKIAMGHMGFLNGLLEEVIPGQTAEQEQLKEGLLGRDYVGYRQSIEALNLEPKLKEQLEAILRLRGGKEVCTHAAELSSSAEAAQSIAHLCAVFEVLEAYGVSEHVLIDLTMIGDFSYYTGMTFEGYAAELGSPVCSGGRYDNLLQQFGRSLPATGFALKTNRIIDGVHGIIIEEKKPILIQYSPKSRAEALTEAARLRSMGQNVVTLLLSEAGAEANAVSNGATTVQAEQVITYGSEEGGR, encoded by the coding sequence ATGTCCAAACCAAAAGGCTTTGAAAAACCGACCGGATTTCGTGACTACACACCACATGTAGTATCCAAGCTACGGACGATTGAGCGGAATGTACTGGAATGTATGGAACGCTGGGGTTACCGTCAGATCATCACACCAACAATTGAATACTACGACACGGTAGGTGTAGCAAGCTCTACATCTGATCGCAAATTGTTTAAATTACTGAACAGTCGGGGAACCACGCTGGTGCTGAGATCGGATCTAACGGCTCCGATTGCACGCGTCGTTTCATCCATGCTCAAAGATGAGCAGTTACCGCTGCGTCTGTCCTACCATGCGAACGTATTTCGTTCCATTGAAGAGGAAGCCGGACGTGAGGCTGAATTCTTCCAAACTGGCGTGGAGCTAGTAGGGGACGACTCACCTGAGGCGGATGCAGAAGTTGTTGCGCTTGCGATTGCCTCTTTGCAGGCAGCGGGCGTGTCTTCTTTTAAAATAGCCATGGGCCACATGGGATTCCTGAACGGATTACTGGAAGAAGTGATTCCAGGCCAGACCGCTGAGCAGGAGCAATTGAAGGAAGGGTTGCTTGGACGTGATTATGTCGGATATCGCCAGTCGATTGAAGCATTGAATCTGGAGCCGAAGCTGAAAGAACAGCTTGAAGCGATCCTGCGTTTGCGCGGAGGTAAGGAAGTATGCACACATGCGGCAGAGCTAAGTTCAAGTGCTGAAGCAGCCCAGTCGATTGCACATCTATGTGCAGTATTCGAAGTGTTGGAAGCTTACGGTGTATCCGAACATGTGCTGATTGATCTGACGATGATCGGTGATTTCTCCTATTATACGGGCATGACGTTTGAAGGGTATGCAGCAGAACTGGGCTCACCGGTATGTAGCGGCGGACGGTATGATAATCTGTTACAACAGTTTGGGCGCTCGTTGCCAGCTACAGGATTTGCACTGAAAACCAACCGGATTATTGATGGCGTTCACGGCATCATCATTGAAGAGAAAAAACCAATACTTATCCAATATAGCCCGAAAAGTCGGGCCGAGGCACTAACAGAAGCGGCAAGATTACGTAGTATGGGACAAAATGTAGTCACGCTCCTCCTTTCTGAAGCCGGAGCTGAGGCAAATGCTGTATCAAATGGAGCAACAACCGTTCAAGCGGAGCAGGTTATTACTTACGGATCTGAAGAAGGAGGACGCTGA